In Gimesia benthica, a single window of DNA contains:
- a CDS encoding right-handed parallel beta-helix repeat-containing protein, whose product MYSFARLPSIAILLLMLSAGKLTAAEYYVAPNGIDQNPGTLNQPFRSIARGLNTARQPGDTLILRAGNYPQSRPLNLISSGTQRNPITVRAMQGETAVIDGRGTPADSSLINVLAHHVRIQGLTIRNAQKIGISIWGPGSRIHHVTVSGNQIQNCQSSGIYAGYNRLDDPVHDLLFEDNTITDCVLSNQREPHQRWSFGVGAGLSKNVTIRNNTVSRCYGEGIGLYLSDIGTIEGNTVSDNFSVNVYLDNTTHTLVSRNLVYSTGKREFYRFNQPASGIQIANENYGGYQNPSADNTIVGNILVNNYYAIYSGNYQRGGGLKQTLIAHNTACGSTGPLLHIDADSGHRQSRIVNNIFQQTGRASLTDVAGPVDQIEFDHNLWYGGVPEPAVRGTGDIRANPQFKNAGRLQRQDYDLRPLSPANNTGIRLNELTSFYSDRSSSSPVNLGAR is encoded by the coding sequence GTGTATTCATTCGCTCGCTTACCGTCGATTGCCATCCTGCTGTTGATGCTGTCTGCCGGAAAGCTGACTGCTGCCGAATATTATGTCGCGCCAAATGGCATTGATCAGAACCCCGGCACGCTGAATCAGCCTTTTCGCAGTATCGCCCGTGGTCTGAACACTGCCCGCCAACCGGGGGACACTCTGATTCTCCGCGCAGGCAACTATCCGCAGTCCCGCCCTTTAAATCTGATTTCATCCGGGACTCAGAGGAACCCGATCACGGTGCGTGCGATGCAGGGTGAAACGGCAGTGATTGACGGTCGCGGTACTCCCGCTGACTCCAGTTTGATCAATGTCTTAGCGCATCATGTGCGGATTCAGGGACTGACAATCCGGAATGCACAGAAAATCGGTATCTCAATCTGGGGGCCAGGGAGCCGGATTCACCACGTCACAGTCTCGGGCAACCAGATTCAGAACTGTCAAAGCAGTGGGATCTACGCCGGTTATAACCGCCTGGATGATCCCGTTCATGATCTGCTGTTTGAAGACAACACCATCACCGATTGTGTGCTGTCGAATCAAAGAGAACCGCATCAGCGATGGAGTTTCGGCGTTGGTGCCGGGCTGTCGAAGAATGTGACGATCAGAAACAACACCGTTTCCCGCTGTTATGGAGAAGGCATCGGTCTTTATCTATCAGATATAGGGACCATTGAGGGGAACACCGTCTCAGACAATTTTTCTGTTAACGTCTATCTGGATAACACAACGCATACGCTCGTCAGTCGCAACCTGGTCTATTCTACCGGTAAGCGGGAATTTTATCGGTTCAATCAGCCTGCGTCTGGAATCCAGATCGCCAATGAAAATTATGGTGGTTATCAAAATCCCAGTGCTGATAATACCATCGTCGGCAATATCCTGGTGAATAATTACTATGCCATTTATTCCGGCAACTATCAGCGGGGAGGTGGACTGAAGCAGACCCTGATTGCCCACAACACGGCCTGTGGTTCGACCGGTCCCCTGCTCCACATTGATGCCGACAGCGGACATCGGCAGTCTCGAATTGTCAATAACATCTTTCAGCAGACCGGACGTGCCTCACTGACAGACGTCGCAGGCCCGGTGGACCAGATCGAGTTCGATCACAATCTCTGGTACGGCGGCGTTCCTGAACCAGCGGTCCGGGGAACGGGGGATATTCGTGCGAACCCGCAGTTCAAGAATGCAGGCCGGTTGCAGAGACAGGACTATGATCTGCGTCCGCTTTCCCCCGCAAACAATACGGGCATCAGACTGAATGAGTTAACCTCGTTTTATTCTGACCGGTCTTCCTCTTCGCCGGTGAATCTGGGCGCCCGCTAA
- a CDS encoding peptidyl-alpha-hydroxyglycine alpha-amidating lyase family protein, with the protein MFQLRPRTGLHFFFLSTFILYLAVVSQSELFAQNPGFAKEPVIVEYDVDPAWPHYPEHVSKKGWVSGLAVDDQDQVWFFKKGPDPVQVYTADGKFVRTWGKDNFVNPHQLRIDHAGNIWVTDFGLHIVQKYTPEGKLLMTLGVRGEKGQDETHFNMPTDMAITRSGDIFVTDGYGNRRIVHLDKNGKFIKAWGEYGSQPGQFILPHAIVVDSQGKLYVADRNSGRIQIFDQKGQFLDQWSGLLMPWGLSVTADDDLWICGSSPHWWKRHGKYPEYKDQLFLKLANDGHVKSLWTIPLGDIGEDKNNPKVSRLKPGEAVGVHCIAQDSKGNVYVGDIYGERAQKFIPITKRSEEADSTDPGPQ; encoded by the coding sequence ATGTTCCAGCTTCGTCCTCGAACCGGTTTGCACTTCTTTTTTCTGAGTACGTTCATCCTCTACCTCGCTGTTGTCAGTCAGTCTGAACTGTTCGCTCAGAATCCCGGCTTTGCCAAAGAGCCGGTGATTGTCGAATATGATGTCGATCCCGCCTGGCCGCATTACCCCGAGCATGTCAGCAAAAAAGGCTGGGTATCAGGGCTGGCTGTCGATGATCAGGATCAGGTCTGGTTCTTCAAGAAAGGTCCGGATCCGGTGCAGGTCTATACCGCCGACGGCAAGTTTGTACGAACCTGGGGCAAAGACAATTTCGTTAACCCGCATCAGTTGCGCATTGATCATGCAGGAAATATCTGGGTCACCGACTTCGGTCTGCACATCGTGCAGAAATATACTCCGGAAGGAAAACTGCTGATGACGCTGGGTGTGCGGGGCGAGAAGGGACAGGATGAAACGCACTTCAACATGCCGACCGATATGGCTATCACCAGGTCGGGCGACATTTTCGTAACGGACGGCTACGGCAACCGGCGGATCGTGCATCTGGACAAAAACGGGAAGTTCATCAAAGCCTGGGGAGAGTATGGATCCCAACCAGGGCAATTTATTCTGCCTCATGCGATCGTCGTTGACTCCCAGGGAAAACTGTATGTCGCCGATCGTAACAGCGGCCGTATCCAGATTTTCGATCAAAAGGGTCAATTCCTCGACCAGTGGAGTGGCCTATTGATGCCCTGGGGACTTTCAGTGACTGCGGATGACGATCTCTGGATCTGTGGTTCATCACCGCACTGGTGGAAACGACATGGCAAATACCCGGAGTACAAGGACCAGCTCTTCCTGAAACTCGCAAACGACGGACACGTGAAAAGCCTGTGGACGATTCCCCTGGGAGATATCGGCGAGGACAAAAACAATCCCAAAGTCTCACGGCTCAAGCCCGGCGAAGCAGTCGGGGTGCACTGCATCGCCCAGGATTCGAAAGGCAACGTCTACGTCGGAGACATTTATGGCGAACGGGCACAGAAATTCATTCCGATTACCAAACGCTCTGAAGAAGCAGACAGTACCGATCCTGGACCACAGTAA
- a CDS encoding creatininase family protein, with product MKILSDQHTAFELEAHQPEIAFLPIGATEQHSRHLPLATDTILADQLSTAILEQLNWPGHVFLLPTLPVSSSEENTGYRGTISFTPLTMRSIVRDIWDSLTRVGIQKLIVCPWHGGNFILKPIIRELNCEKQQCHLFYLNPWEQVPAAIYDQFAHGFEVHCGDVETSLMLALCPEQVKAERVDNPTPHFKAPLQDMWSMKTLSGGEGHTGHPTQATAAKGEIFKQAVIDNSVQYLQELLELSQQYPGY from the coding sequence ATGAAAATATTATCTGATCAGCACACGGCTTTTGAACTGGAAGCACACCAGCCGGAGATCGCGTTTCTTCCCATCGGGGCGACAGAACAACATTCAAGGCACCTCCCGCTCGCCACGGATACGATCCTCGCCGATCAGCTTTCGACGGCCATCCTGGAACAGCTCAACTGGCCCGGACATGTCTTCCTGCTGCCGACATTGCCTGTCTCTTCATCCGAAGAAAATACCGGCTATCGCGGGACCATCAGTTTCACCCCGTTGACCATGCGGAGTATTGTGCGAGATATCTGGGATTCACTTACACGGGTCGGCATTCAGAAGTTGATTGTCTGCCCCTGGCATGGCGGCAATTTTATTCTCAAACCCATCATCCGGGAATTGAATTGTGAGAAACAGCAGTGCCACCTGTTTTATCTCAATCCCTGGGAACAGGTACCCGCTGCCATTTACGATCAGTTTGCACACGGTTTCGAAGTGCACTGCGGCGATGTGGAAACATCGTTAATGCTCGCGCTCTGTCCGGAGCAAGTCAAAGCAGAGCGGGTGGATAATCCGACACCCCACTTCAAGGCACCGTTGCAGGATATGTGGTCGATGAAAACGCTTTCCGGCGGAGAAGGGCATACAGGGCATCCGACTCAGGCGACTGCAGCTAAGGGGGAGATATTCAAGCAGGCGGTTATTGATAACTCGGTGCAGTATCTGCAGGAGTTACTGGAACTTTCGCAGCAGTATCCGGGGTATTGA
- a CDS encoding AraC family transcriptional regulator yields MSAAPRVALQINTSTGFSSQLIRGVVQYAQEHQRWSLLVQPRGVRERWRIPQHWKPDGVIARVTQRSQARELQKLGVPVINVSRSVVSGFPFSQVVADEHLVGGWAADYLLERGFNHFAYLGLVTQPHYTDTCGLGFRERLNSHGHTCAMLHTLSAGGRARKQPTFSEMKHWLNSLPLPVGIFAADIESAYAVTDACWSCGFNVPESVAVLCGEDDPLLAEISNPPLSCIDADPRRVGYEAAEQLDLLLSGKNVSRSVRLVPALGVVERRSTDTVAFDDPLLAAAVRYIRESATTPIDVSDVLKKVPVSRRALEQRFQRHLGRTPAAEIRRIRLIRVQDLLRDTDWPMPRIARAAGFSSTEVMNQVFRRERDQTPTQYRRQSRSHAD; encoded by the coding sequence ATGAGTGCGGCTCCCCGCGTGGCATTGCAAATTAATACTTCGACCGGTTTCAGCTCTCAGTTGATTCGAGGCGTGGTGCAATACGCGCAGGAGCATCAACGCTGGAGTCTGCTCGTCCAGCCACGCGGCGTGCGGGAACGCTGGCGGATTCCACAGCACTGGAAGCCGGACGGCGTGATTGCGCGGGTGACACAGCGTTCCCAGGCCCGTGAATTGCAGAAACTGGGTGTGCCTGTGATTAACGTCTCGCGAAGTGTGGTTTCCGGTTTTCCTTTTTCTCAGGTCGTTGCGGATGAGCATCTGGTCGGTGGCTGGGCCGCGGATTATCTGCTGGAACGCGGCTTCAATCATTTCGCCTACCTGGGACTGGTGACACAACCGCATTACACCGATACCTGTGGTCTGGGATTCAGGGAACGCTTGAATTCACACGGACACACCTGTGCCATGTTGCACACACTCAGTGCAGGCGGACGTGCACGCAAACAGCCGACGTTTTCTGAAATGAAACACTGGCTCAATTCGCTGCCGCTGCCGGTCGGGATTTTTGCAGCCGATATCGAAAGTGCCTACGCAGTGACCGATGCCTGCTGGTCGTGCGGTTTTAATGTGCCTGAATCGGTAGCAGTACTCTGTGGCGAAGACGATCCGCTGCTGGCTGAGATTTCGAATCCACCACTCTCCTGTATCGATGCCGATCCTCGACGAGTGGGGTATGAAGCCGCGGAGCAGCTTGATCTGTTATTGAGTGGAAAAAACGTCTCTCGTTCGGTCCGGCTGGTTCCAGCACTGGGTGTGGTCGAACGCAGATCGACGGATACGGTGGCCTTCGACGATCCACTGCTGGCCGCAGCGGTCCGTTATATCCGGGAATCCGCGACGACTCCCATTGATGTGTCCGACGTACTCAAAAAAGTGCCTGTCTCACGACGTGCACTGGAGCAGCGTTTTCAACGTCATCTGGGACGCACGCCTGCCGCTGAGATCCGGCGTATTCGGCTGATACGCGTGCAGGATTTGTTGCGTGATACCGACTGGCCCATGCCTCGCATCGCCCGGGCTGCAGGATTCTCCAGTACCGAGGTCATGAATCAGGTCTTCCGTCGCGAACGGGATCAGACTCCCACACAGTACCGGCGTCAGTCACGTTCCCACGCTGATTGA